ACCGGTCGACCATAGACTTCATTCTTCTTCTCGTCCGCAACGAACCCGGTGAGGAACGGCTGCGGCGCGGCCGTTGGTCTTCCGTTTGCAAACGGTACCGCGAGCACGTCATACCCGATGAACGCAGACCGGTTCCACGAGCCATGCCGCGCGACATACGCAATCTGTTGCGCGGCCGGCGTTCCCTTTGCGAACGCCACGCCCAGCGCCGCGGCATGAGGACCAACGGCAACATCGGGCATCAACGTCGTCGCCAGCAACTCGCGCTTGTCGTTCGCATGACGTGGATCCTGCTTGCCGTAATAGCTGTAGGGCCATCCGTAGAACCCGCCGTCACGCACGCCGACGAGATAGTCCGGCGCGATATCGTCGCCGAGCTGATCGCGTTCGTTGACGGCGGCCCACAACACATTCGACCCAGGCGCCCACGCCATGCCGACAGGATTGCGAAGCCCGTATGCATAGAGACGTTCCCGTCCGGTACGAAGATCGACCGCGAGAATTGCCGCCCTGCGTGTCTCCTCGTCCATGCCGTGCTCACCGACATTGGAAGCCGAGCCAACCGACACGTACAATGTTCGCCCGTCAGGACTGAGCAACAGGTTGCGCGTCCAATGGTTGTTGTAGCCACCCGCGGGCAGCGACACGAGCGGCTGGGGCGTGACAGTCACGCGCGTCTGACCAGGCGAGAACGGGACGCTGACGACGCCGTCGGTATTGGCGACATACAGGCGCCCGTTGGCGTACTGTATCCCGAACGGCTGGTTGAGCCCGCCCATCAGTACGAAACGCCGTTCGGCGACGCCGTCGCGGTTCGCGTCGCGTAGCAAGGTGATACGGTTGGCGCTGAAGCCCGTCGTTTTCGACAGCGCTTGGCCACGCTGGACGTCCGGCTCGGCGTCGAGCTTGGCCTTCGTACGAGCCTCTGCGACCAGCACATCGCCATTGGGTAGCAACAGCGCCTGGCGAGGATAGT
This sequence is a window from Sphingomonas ginsenosidivorax. Protein-coding genes within it:
- a CDS encoding PQQ-dependent sugar dehydrogenase; this encodes MKTILAVVSVVSLTSGAVAQKTPAVVGLKTQAEPYATASVVNHPRTIGWPEGRKPKAPQGFEVIKFAGGLDYPRQALLLPNGDVLVAEARTKAKLDAEPDVQRGQALSKTTGFSANRITLLRDANRDGVAERRFVLMGGLNQPFGIQYANGRLYVANTDGVVSVPFSPGQTRVTVTPQPLVSLPAGGYNNHWTRNLLLSPDGRTLYVSVGSASNVGEHGMDEETRRAAILAVDLRTGRERLYAYGLRNPVGMAWAPGSNVLWAAVNERDQLGDDIAPDYLVGVRDGGFYGWPYSYYGKQDPRHANDKRELLATTLMPDVAVGPHAAALGVAFAKGTPAAQQIAYVARHGSWNRSAFIGYDVLAVPFANGRPTAAPQPFLTGFVADEKKNEVYGRPVSVQTRDDGAIFVVDDAGDTVWMVRRTS